A single Armatimonadota bacterium DNA region contains:
- the mraY gene encoding phospho-N-acetylmuramoyl-pentapeptide-transferase gives MPELYAFPLAFIVSIVAGPYIIKILARVKMGQKISEDGPQSHQAKAGTPTMGGLIIVLGVLAGLAPSLEPKQDHSNLAAVVVLMLAYCALGFVDDYLTVRPIKGIRGISSKPKAAMQFIFAAGFVYWMTVTGHDMILTAFGHTILSGIWYQAFAVLFIAGMANFVNITDGLDGLVAGLTGLVCLPLLCCMGAYGFSPLLLALFGGCLGFLWFNANPAKVFMGDTGSLAIGSVLPAVALISHSEIVLIIAGLVFILDGLSSALQWAVFKFTRITTGTGRRVFLKSPVHHHFEMMGWHEQTIVVRFWIAGVVCAALAFLMQ, from the coding sequence GTGCCTGAGTTGTATGCTTTCCCGCTGGCGTTTATTGTCTCAATCGTCGCCGGGCCTTATATTATAAAAATACTGGCGCGAGTAAAGATGGGTCAGAAGATTAGTGAAGACGGCCCGCAGTCACACCAGGCAAAGGCTGGAACTCCCACAATGGGCGGTCTGATTATAGTCCTTGGTGTGTTGGCAGGATTGGCGCCAAGTTTGGAGCCTAAACAAGACCACTCTAACCTTGCAGCAGTGGTCGTTTTAATGCTTGCCTATTGCGCGCTGGGGTTTGTCGACGATTATCTTACAGTGCGCCCTATAAAGGGTATACGTGGAATATCGAGCAAGCCAAAAGCAGCCATGCAGTTCATCTTTGCTGCTGGGTTCGTCTATTGGATGACTGTGACAGGTCATGACATGATTCTCACGGCGTTTGGCCATACTATTCTATCAGGCATCTGGTATCAGGCATTTGCGGTTCTGTTTATTGCCGGTATGGCTAATTTTGTGAATATCACGGATGGTCTGGACGGATTGGTCGCCGGTCTGACCGGATTGGTGTGTCTTCCACTTCTTTGTTGCATGGGAGCTTATGGCTTTTCACCTCTGCTGTTGGCATTGTTTGGAGGATGTCTGGGCTTTTTGTGGTTCAATGCGAATCCTGCCAAGGTCTTCATGGGGGATACAGGCTCACTTGCTATTGGGTCTGTTCTGCCTGCAGTGGCATTGATCAGTCACTCGGAGATAGTCTTGATCATTGCCGGTTTGGTCTTTATACTGGATGGTCTGTCGTCTGCGCTTCAATGGGCGGTATTCAAATTTACGCGCATTACAACGGGCACAGGCAGGCGCGTATTTTTGAAGAGTCCCGTGCATCACCATTTTGAGATGATGGGCTGGCATGAGCAGACAATTGTTGTTCGGTTTTGGATTGCAGGAGTCGTGTGTGCTGCTCTGGCTTTTTTGATGCAATGA
- the murF gene encoding UDP-N-acetylmuramoyl-tripeptide--D-alanyl-D-alanine ligase: MQTIKAEEVVQAVKGELLSGGPDTKITGVSTDTRTIKPGDLFFALTGESSEGHKFLADALSKGASGVVVSRKVEARCLAIRVDDTLTALGNLAAYYRTKFTPTMIGVTGSVGKTTTKEMIAAVTAANGPVLKSAGNFNNEIGLPLTLFELSAKHKTAVVEMAMRGAGQITYLAKIAKPSIGVITNIHMSHIELLGSMDAIANAKGEILDYLPTDGAAILNADDAYYEYLAKRAKCRVVSFGENPQADVNAASAGLDSKGCCAFEVRTPSGSFNVRIPVPGEHNIKDALAAIAVGEVLNIPHDYMQNALASYKAPEKRSNVIPTRRGAVVIDDTYNASPASVHSALKTLAMMEGGRKIAVLGDMLELGDHAVNAHMEIGKAVKENGVDMLVVVGQLAKLIARGAIDAGMPVNVVSEFDESSLAARELGSKVKDGDVVLVKGSRAMRMERVVEGLTGA, encoded by the coding sequence ATGCAAACAATAAAAGCTGAAGAAGTAGTGCAGGCGGTGAAAGGTGAACTGCTCTCAGGCGGTCCTGATACCAAGATCACGGGCGTCAGCACCGATACCCGCACCATCAAACCCGGCGACCTGTTCTTTGCTCTCACAGGCGAAAGCTCCGAGGGACACAAGTTCCTTGCAGATGCGCTGAGTAAGGGCGCATCGGGTGTGGTCGTCTCGCGCAAGGTCGAGGCAAGATGCCTGGCTATACGGGTAGATGATACTCTGACTGCCCTAGGCAATCTTGCAGCCTATTATCGCACCAAGTTCACCCCGACTATGATCGGCGTCACAGGCAGCGTAGGCAAGACCACCACCAAAGAGATGATTGCCGCAGTAACAGCAGCCAACGGCCCCGTCCTCAAGAGTGCGGGCAATTTCAATAATGAGATCGGCCTGCCGTTAACACTTTTCGAGCTTTCAGCTAAGCACAAAACCGCAGTGGTCGAGATGGCTATGCGCGGCGCCGGTCAGATCACATATCTTGCCAAGATCGCCAAGCCGTCTATAGGTGTGATCACTAATATTCACATGTCACATATCGAGCTTTTGGGAAGTATGGACGCCATCGCCAATGCAAAAGGCGAAATTTTGGATTATTTACCGACCGATGGCGCAGCGATCCTCAATGCGGACGACGCCTATTATGAATATCTGGCAAAACGCGCGAAGTGCAGAGTCGTCTCATTTGGTGAGAACCCCCAAGCCGACGTAAACGCCGCCTCAGCCGGTCTGGATTCAAAGGGATGCTGCGCATTTGAGGTTCGCACCCCAAGCGGGTCGTTTAACGTGCGCATTCCCGTGCCGGGTGAACACAATATAAAGGATGCGCTTGCAGCCATTGCCGTGGGTGAGGTTCTGAATATTCCGCACGATTATATGCAAAATGCGCTCGCGAGTTATAAAGCTCCCGAGAAGAGATCGAATGTGATCCCAACTCGCCGCGGCGCTGTAGTGATCGACGACACATACAATGCCAGCCCGGCATCTGTTCACAGCGCACTCAAGACGCTCGCGATGATGGAGGGCGGCCGCAAGATTGCAGTTTTGGGAGATATGCTCGAACTAGGCGACCATGCCGTAAATGCTCATATGGAGATAGGCAAAGCGGTTAAAGAGAATGGTGTAGATATGCTCGTAGTTGTCGGCCAGCTTGCCAAGCTTATAGCAAGAGGCGCGATAGACGCCGGTATGCCGGTAAATGTGGTCAGCGAGTTCGATGAGAGTTCCCTTGCCGCGCGCGAGCTTGGGTCCAAGGTCAAAGACGGCGATGTGGTGCTGGTCAAAGGCTCACGCGCAATGAGGATGGAACGGGTTGTGGAGGGTCTGACAGGTGCCTGA
- a CDS encoding UDP-N-acetylmuramoyl-L-alanyl-D-glutamate--2,6-diaminopimelate ligase, whose product MRFTELTKSITGCRVVNANDVEVTGIAYDSRKVKPGYIFVAMQGGSFDGHQFITSALDSGAVAIVAEREVQEALDRGVPYVVADNGRIAMGEIAAPFYDYPSRKIKLIGVTGTSGKTTVTHLIQSIFQTAGMKSGLIGTLGAKIDGEFIETEHTTPESLDVQRILAQMVDMGAQVVAMEVSSHGLYEGRTIGCEFDCGVFTNIARDHLDFHITEEAYLDAKIILFRDLPKTSGKSFYAAINLDDSKADKVIAASDGSVITFGMDPKADVVASDAKVTEKSVSFNMTGRGKSVPVRMSIGGAFNVYNALSAASVGIALGLDLDTISKGLAKATSVPGRFESVECGQDFGVIVDYAHTPDELENVLQTARTLTDKRLIAVFGCGGNRDKGKRPIMGKIGVDLADLVVITSDNPRKEDPDAIIKDILAGIPEDKKSNVTVEPDRAQAICEAINMAETGDLVVIAGKGHEDYQIFANRTIHFDDREQASHALELRVKCCGL is encoded by the coding sequence ATGAGATTTACAGAGCTTACTAAATCAATAACGGGCTGCCGGGTCGTCAATGCAAACGATGTCGAAGTGACAGGCATAGCGTATGACAGCCGCAAGGTAAAGCCCGGGTATATATTTGTTGCCATGCAGGGCGGCTCGTTCGACGGCCATCAGTTCATTACGAGCGCGCTGGATTCCGGCGCAGTCGCGATAGTTGCCGAGCGTGAGGTACAGGAGGCATTGGATAGGGGCGTGCCGTATGTCGTTGCCGATAACGGCAGGATAGCTATGGGAGAGATAGCTGCTCCGTTCTATGATTACCCCTCCAGAAAGATAAAACTGATCGGTGTCACAGGCACAAGCGGCAAGACGACCGTCACTCATCTTATCCAATCAATTTTCCAGACCGCCGGTATGAAATCCGGTCTTATCGGCACACTCGGCGCGAAGATCGACGGCGAGTTCATAGAGACCGAGCACACCACTCCCGAGAGCCTCGATGTCCAGCGGATACTTGCTCAAATGGTCGATATGGGCGCTCAGGTGGTGGCGATGGAGGTCAGCTCGCACGGCCTGTATGAGGGCCGCACGATAGGCTGCGAGTTCGATTGCGGAGTCTTTACGAACATTGCACGCGATCACCTCGACTTTCACATTACAGAAGAAGCCTATCTCGACGCAAAGATAATTCTCTTCCGTGACCTTCCCAAGACGTCCGGCAAGAGCTTCTATGCTGCAATCAACCTGGATGATTCCAAGGCCGACAAAGTCATAGCCGCCTCCGACGGCAGCGTAATCACATTCGGTATGGACCCCAAGGCAGATGTAGTTGCAAGCGACGCGAAAGTCACCGAGAAGTCAGTTTCGTTCAATATGACCGGCAGGGGCAAGTCTGTCCCGGTCCGTATGTCAATCGGCGGGGCGTTTAACGTGTATAACGCCCTTTCTGCTGCATCTGTCGGCATCGCTTTAGGTCTGGACTTGGACACGATCAGCAAGGGGCTGGCAAAGGCGACAAGTGTGCCCGGCAGGTTTGAATCGGTCGAATGCGGGCAAGATTTTGGAGTGATCGTGGACTATGCCCACACTCCGGACGAGCTGGAAAACGTCCTTCAGACCGCCAGGACTCTTACGGATAAACGCCTTATCGCAGTCTTCGGCTGCGGCGGCAACAGAGACAAAGGCAAGCGCCCGATTATGGGCAAGATCGGTGTGGATTTGGCGGACCTGGTCGTAATCACGTCCGATAATCCTCGCAAAGAGGACCCGGATGCCATAATCAAAGATATTCTAGCCGGCATTCCCGAGGATAAAAAATCAAATGTCACAGTGGAGCCGGACCGTGCCCAGGCCATTTGTGAGGCTATAAATATGGCCGAGACCGGCGATCTGGTTGTGATAGCCGGTAAAGGTCACGAAGACTATCAAATTTTTGCTAACCGAACGATCCACTTTGACGATAGGGAGCAGGCATCTCACGCCCTCGAGTTAAGAGTTAAGTGTTGTGGGTTATGA
- a CDS encoding glycoside hydrolase family 172 protein — translation MNRIAAVILLGVLALSSACTAQDEEPMYKLPTGVRTRWASMENQDGNKGEGGREKFGRKGMACCGFLPGWSRVLAHAENSSGTVRRIWITISDRNPEQLRGLVIRMYWDGAEKPAVEAPLGDFFCQPLGQPVAFENAWFDSPEGRSFNCRIPMPFKKGFKITVANESNKPAGDFYYDVDYTIGDKHGGDTGYFHAHFNHENPTTLRRDFEILPKVTGKGRFLGSCIGVNVNRKDNAWAWWGEGEFKAYIDGDTDNPTLCGTGTEDYASSGYGMGVYSHLWHGCTISDLGKSQYAFYRMHGPDPIYFDKDIRVTIQQIGYYYKERMIGHLATHPDVTLLATGDGKTKLTPEIVKAGQENGTFERSDDWCATAYFYLNSPVDDIPAVEPYEKRIVGLISDSK, via the coding sequence ATGAACAGAATCGCTGCAGTCATTTTATTGGGAGTGTTGGCGCTTTCGTCAGCTTGTACTGCTCAGGATGAAGAGCCGATGTATAAATTGCCCACAGGTGTCCGGACACGATGGGCGAGTATGGAGAACCAGGACGGCAATAAGGGTGAGGGCGGCAGAGAAAAGTTCGGTCGCAAAGGTATGGCGTGCTGCGGCTTTCTGCCGGGGTGGAGCCGAGTGCTCGCGCATGCCGAAAATTCAAGCGGTACTGTGCGCCGGATATGGATCACTATAAGTGATCGAAACCCCGAGCAGTTAAGGGGGCTTGTCATCCGTATGTATTGGGATGGAGCCGAAAAACCCGCAGTAGAAGCTCCTTTGGGTGACTTTTTCTGTCAGCCGCTCGGTCAGCCGGTAGCGTTTGAAAACGCCTGGTTCGATAGTCCCGAAGGCCGCTCGTTCAATTGCCGCATCCCGATGCCTTTCAAAAAGGGTTTCAAGATAACCGTAGCCAACGAATCGAATAAACCGGCGGGGGATTTCTATTACGATGTCGATTATACCATCGGTGACAAGCACGGTGGCGATACTGGCTATTTTCACGCACACTTTAATCATGAGAATCCCACCACATTGCGTCGAGATTTTGAGATTCTACCGAAAGTGACCGGAAAGGGACGTTTCCTTGGTTCCTGCATAGGCGTGAATGTCAACAGAAAAGACAACGCATGGGCGTGGTGGGGCGAAGGAGAGTTCAAGGCATATATAGATGGCGATACCGATAATCCCACACTGTGCGGCACCGGAACGGAGGACTATGCCTCCAGCGGATATGGTATGGGGGTATACTCTCACCTCTGGCACGGCTGCACTATATCAGACCTCGGCAAGAGCCAGTATGCGTTCTATAGAATGCACGGCCCCGACCCGATCTATTTCGATAAGGATATCCGTGTGACAATCCAGCAGATAGGCTACTATTATAAGGAAAGGATGATCGGGCATCTGGCAACCCATCCGGATGTCACGCTGCTCGCGACCGGAGACGGCAAGACCAAATTGACCCCGGAGATCGTGAAAGCCGGCCAGGAAAACGGCACCTTTGAGCGCAGCGACGATTGGTGTGCGACCGCCTATTTTTATCTGAACAGCCCGGTAGATGACATTCCTGCCGTAGAGCCTTATGAGAAGCGGATAGTCGGGCTGATATCGGATTCCAAATAA
- a CDS encoding glycoside hydrolase family 172 protein, producing MKRLSILIAAIAALGVFAISSVSIAQDEGPMYKLPKGVQTRWASMENPDGKKGEGGKTKFGRKGYACIGIEPNQTVVMAHAQNTSGTVRRIWITMTERSPERLRGLVLRMYWDGESKPAVEVPLGDFFCQPLGQPVVFENAWFDNPEGRSFNCRIPMPFKKGFKITVTNESIRVPGDFFYDVDYTLGDKHGSDTGYFHAHFSHENPTTQRKDFEILPKVTGKGRFLGCCVGVNVNTKDNGEMWWGEGEFKAYIDGDTDNPTLCGTGTEDYISTGYGMGLYSHLWHGCTIADFDKGKYAFYRLHGPDPIYFDKDFRATMQQIGCYSKADMIGHLETHPDVNFLATGDGKTKLTPENALAGPDFAAFERVDDWCATAYFYLNSPTDNLPAIEPYEKRIAGLVSDSK from the coding sequence ATGAAGAGGTTAAGTATTCTGATTGCAGCCATAGCTGCGTTGGGTGTGTTTGCTATATCATCGGTGAGTATTGCCCAGGACGAAGGACCGATGTATAAGCTGCCCAAAGGCGTGCAGACACGATGGGCGAGTATGGAGAACCCCGACGGCAAGAAGGGCGAGGGCGGCAAGACCAAATTCGGACGCAAGGGCTATGCATGTATCGGGATCGAGCCGAATCAGACTGTAGTTATGGCTCATGCCCAAAATACAAGCGGCACGGTGCGCCGGATATGGATCACAATGACCGAAAGAAGCCCCGAACGGCTGAGAGGCCTTGTGCTTCGCATGTACTGGGATGGGGAGAGCAAACCCGCTGTGGAAGTTCCTCTGGGTGATTTCTTCTGCCAGCCGCTCGGCCAGCCGGTGGTATTTGAAAATGCCTGGTTCGATAATCCCGAGGGACGTTCGTTCAACTGCCGCATTCCGATGCCTTTCAAGAAGGGCTTCAAAATAACCGTAACCAATGAATCGATTAGAGTGCCCGGAGACTTCTTCTATGATGTCGATTACACCCTCGGTGACAAGCACGGCTCCGACACGGGCTATTTCCATGCGCACTTTAGTCACGAGAACCCTACCACGCAACGCAAAGACTTTGAGATTCTGCCTAAAGTGACCGGCAAGGGTCGTTTCCTCGGCTGCTGCGTAGGGGTGAATGTGAACACGAAAGACAATGGCGAAATGTGGTGGGGCGAAGGTGAGTTCAAAGCGTATATCGATGGCGATACGGATAATCCTACTCTGTGCGGCACCGGCACCGAGGATTATATTTCGACCGGATATGGCATGGGGCTGTATTCTCACCTCTGGCACGGCTGCACAATAGCCGATTTCGATAAAGGCAAGTATGCGTTTTATCGATTGCACGGCCCAGATCCTATCTACTTCGACAAGGATTTTCGCGCGACCATGCAGCAGATAGGCTGCTACAGTAAGGCGGATATGATCGGGCATTTGGAAACCCATCCGGATGTCAATTTCCTTGCGACCGGAGACGGCAAGACCAAACTTACTCCTGAAAATGCATTAGCAGGCCCTGATTTTGCTGCATTCGAGCGTGTTGACGATTGGTGCGCGACCGCATACTTCTACCTGAACAGCCCGACAGACAATCTCCCCGCCATAGAGCCTTATGAGAAGCGAATAGCAGGGCTGGTCTCAGATTCCAAGTAG
- a CDS encoding penicillin-binding protein 2 gives MAPKHRGFVRKRTTWLFLVFSLLYAAIAGRLFFLQVMRHDHFKDRATAIRFREIAIPASRGSICDRNGNPLAVNIETASIFANLREMPDPSKTAVQVASLLDTEPGSIEAKLNGTHHFVWLGRQIDARIGDAVWKNRTKLPGIGVQRDVKRVYPTGPLAAQIIGFTNLDNTGAEGIEHVGNSILKGTDGKYRAELDGARRVIPETRHIECQPEDGKNVYLTIDMTIQHIAEQALSNMAEKYHPKSACAVVMDPATGEILALANYPTYDPNKARKSNPSLWRNRAVADLYEPGSTLKTVTASAALNEGISPNAAIAYCTGREKMAGGRIRCVLHRPYLNGHGSTNMFRMIEQSCNIAAAHLALRLGSEKLYKYEKAFGLLDRPDAGFGCEAVGSIEPPDDWRPIRLANIGFGQGLAVTPLQMTSVYATIANGGVRVEPKIIREIRNSDGSIYTAFKPGKKTRVISKDAALMATKLLRSCVENGTGKTARIDGRTVAGKTGSAQVARANGRGYEPGSFIASFMGFAPATKPRLVIAVVAKSPKGSHWGATVASPVFQEIGEKSLWYLKVPSDAPGGNETRPKRDDDPKRVAYSRYRHYDVATL, from the coding sequence ATGGCCCCGAAGCATCGAGGATTTGTAAGAAAAAGAACGACCTGGCTATTCCTCGTGTTTTCGCTGCTTTATGCAGCGATTGCGGGGAGGCTGTTTTTCCTGCAAGTCATGCGCCACGACCATTTCAAAGATAGGGCCACTGCAATACGTTTCAGAGAAATTGCAATTCCGGCTTCGAGGGGATCAATCTGTGACCGCAACGGCAATCCTCTCGCGGTCAATATAGAGACAGCTTCGATCTTTGCAAATCTTAGAGAAATGCCCGATCCTTCCAAGACAGCAGTTCAGGTTGCATCGCTGCTTGATACCGAACCAGGAAGCATCGAAGCCAAACTCAACGGCACACATCATTTTGTCTGGCTCGGGCGTCAGATCGATGCGAGGATAGGCGATGCGGTTTGGAAGAATCGCACAAAGCTGCCGGGTATCGGTGTCCAGCGTGATGTGAAGCGAGTATATCCAACCGGTCCGCTGGCTGCGCAGATAATAGGTTTTACGAACCTTGACAATACAGGTGCCGAAGGTATCGAACATGTCGGCAACAGCATTCTGAAAGGGACCGACGGCAAGTATCGAGCCGAGCTTGATGGTGCGCGCAGAGTAATCCCGGAGACCCGCCATATCGAATGTCAGCCCGAAGACGGCAAGAATGTCTATCTGACAATAGATATGACTATCCAGCACATAGCCGAGCAGGCGCTTTCTAATATGGCTGAAAAATACCATCCCAAAAGCGCATGCGCAGTAGTGATGGATCCGGCGACCGGTGAGATTCTCGCGCTTGCCAACTATCCGACGTATGATCCGAACAAGGCTCGCAAGTCTAATCCTTCGCTCTGGCGTAATCGTGCTGTTGCCGATCTTTACGAGCCGGGCAGTACTCTAAAGACGGTCACAGCCTCCGCCGCATTAAATGAGGGTATCAGTCCGAATGCCGCAATTGCATACTGCACTGGCCGTGAAAAAATGGCCGGCGGACGTATACGATGCGTGCTTCACAGACCGTACCTAAACGGTCATGGCAGCACAAATATGTTCAGAATGATCGAGCAGTCGTGCAACATTGCCGCGGCGCATCTGGCGTTAAGGCTGGGCTCAGAGAAGCTATATAAGTATGAAAAGGCTTTTGGCCTTTTGGATAGACCCGATGCCGGTTTCGGCTGTGAGGCTGTAGGTTCTATAGAGCCTCCTGATGACTGGCGGCCTATCAGACTTGCCAATATCGGCTTTGGCCAGGGTCTGGCGGTCACTCCGCTTCAGATGACGAGTGTTTATGCGACCATCGCCAATGGCGGTGTGCGTGTCGAGCCGAAAATAATCCGTGAGATACGCAACTCGGATGGTTCGATATATACGGCATTCAAGCCTGGTAAGAAGACTCGTGTGATATCTAAAGATGCTGCGCTTATGGCGACAAAGCTGCTTAGAAGCTGCGTAGAAAACGGCACCGGCAAGACTGCACGCATCGATGGTCGCACAGTCGCAGGCAAGACAGGCAGCGCGCAGGTCGCCAGAGCCAATGGCCGAGGATATGAGCCTGGATCGTTTATTGCATCTTTCATGGGTTTTGCCCCGGCGACGAAGCCCAGGCTGGTGATTGCGGTTGTCGCCAAATCACCAAAGGGTTCACACTGGGGCGCAACTGTGGCCAGCCCGGTCTTTCAGGAGATAGGCGAGAAGTCGCTTTGGTATCTCAAAGTCCCGTCGGATGCTCCCGGCGGTAACGAGACCAGACCCAAGCGCGACGACGACCCTAAGCGTGTAGCATACAGCAGATATAGACATTATGACGTTGCGACCTTATGA
- the rsmH gene encoding 16S rRNA (cytosine(1402)-N(4))-methyltransferase RsmH, producing the protein MPEYHKPVLVNEIISLLDPREGGVFLDATLGGGGHSAAILEKIGRTGTLVGIDRDPEALEYSGERLKDYGESVKLVRGNFRDIGSILDSLGIRELDGALFDLGVSSHQLDSQRGFTFSRDEELDMRMSKLEDTPTAADIVNSYNEVNLADLIWRYGEERYSRRIAKAIVARRQKEPIIRTAELADIVTAAIPAKYRWQQDIHPATRTFQAIRIVVNHELESVEQGVPAAIEALKIGGRVGVISFHSLEDRIVKNTFRRYSGHCTCPPRLPGCVCGAKEILKVITRKPITPSADEIKENPRSRSSRLRVGERIAI; encoded by the coding sequence ATGCCGGAGTATCACAAACCGGTCCTGGTTAATGAGATCATATCGCTGCTCGACCCACGGGAGGGCGGCGTTTTTCTTGATGCGACTCTGGGTGGAGGCGGCCACTCGGCGGCGATCCTTGAAAAGATTGGCAGGACAGGCACTCTAGTAGGGATCGACCGCGACCCGGAAGCACTTGAGTATTCCGGTGAGCGCCTCAAAGACTATGGCGAAAGCGTCAAGCTGGTGCGCGGTAATTTTCGCGATATCGGCTCCATTCTCGATTCACTGGGAATTCGAGAGTTGGACGGCGCGCTTTTCGACCTGGGAGTCTCCTCGCATCAGCTTGATTCGCAGAGGGGCTTTACGTTTTCCAGAGATGAAGAGTTGGACATGAGAATGTCCAAGCTGGAGGATACTCCAACCGCGGCTGACATTGTCAACTCTTATAACGAGGTCAATCTTGCCGATCTGATCTGGCGATATGGCGAGGAGCGGTATTCAAGGCGTATAGCAAAGGCTATAGTTGCCAGGCGCCAAAAGGAACCGATCATCAGGACCGCCGAGCTTGCGGATATAGTGACCGCGGCGATTCCTGCAAAATACAGATGGCAGCAGGACATACATCCGGCGACCCGCACGTTTCAGGCGATCAGGATAGTCGTCAATCACGAGCTGGAGTCTGTAGAGCAGGGTGTTCCTGCAGCGATAGAGGCTTTGAAAATTGGTGGGCGTGTGGGCGTTATATCGTTCCACAGCCTTGAAGATAGGATTGTTAAGAACACCTTCCGGCGTTACTCCGGGCATTGCACTTGCCCTCCGAGACTTCCGGGATGTGTATGCGGCGCAAAAGAGATTCTTAAGGTCATTACAAGAAAACCGATAACTCCGAGCGCCGACGAGATAAAGGAGAACCCACGCAGCCGCAGCTCAAGATTGCGGGTGGGGGAGCGAATCGCGATATGA
- a CDS encoding division/cell wall cluster transcriptional repressor MraZ: MFGGSYTHSLDTAGRFVMPKKFRYELGEEFIITKGLGCLCVFPLEWKTQLEEQLNSFGGPLELLLNPHVTRLHRHFFGEMVTAGADSQFRVQLTPEHRRYAGITDDVVVYGRGKCVELWSPQELEKYQNENDSVADLISSGAALLGATGNMGAGAQDAGVSQTGPG, encoded by the coding sequence ATGTTCGGTGGGTCATATACTCACTCTCTGGACACGGCGGGCAGGTTCGTAATGCCCAAGAAGTTTCGTTATGAGCTCGGCGAAGAGTTCATCATAACGAAAGGTTTGGGGTGCCTGTGCGTTTTTCCGCTTGAGTGGAAGACTCAGCTTGAAGAGCAGCTTAACAGCTTCGGCGGGCCTCTCGAACTGCTCCTGAACCCGCATGTCACCCGGCTACATCGCCATTTCTTTGGTGAGATGGTCACAGCCGGTGCGGACAGCCAGTTCAGGGTCCAGCTTACACCTGAGCACCGCCGTTATGCGGGCATCACTGATGATGTGGTTGTCTATGGCCGAGGGAAATGCGTAGAGCTATGGTCTCCACAGGAACTTGAGAAATATCAGAATGAAAACGACAGCGTAGCTGATTTGATATCCTCCGGCGCGGCGCTTTTAGGAGCGACCGGCAATATGGGGGCAGGAGCGCAGGATGCCGGAGTATCACAAACCGGTCCTGGTTAA